In Oenanthe melanoleuca isolate GR-GAL-2019-014 chromosome 9, OMel1.0, whole genome shotgun sequence, the following are encoded in one genomic region:
- the DUSP28 gene encoding dual specificity phosphatase 28, with amino-acid sequence MPQLCRVTESLLLGTARAACDEELLAREGVTFCVNVTRQQPFPALPGIRVAVRDDPAEDLLRHLEPSAAAIERALRAGGRCLVYCKNGRSRSAAVCTAFLMRHLRLPLGDAFQVVKAARPVAEPNAGFWSQLQRYEEDLQKRKHSAPLSKGLKNDDV; translated from the exons ATGCCGCAGCTGTGCCGGGTCACGGAATCGCTGCTGCTGGGCACGGCGCGGGCGGCGTGCGACGAGGAGCTGCTGGCGCGGGAGGGGGTCACCTTCTGCGTGAATGTCACCCGGCAGCAGCCGTTCCCCGCGCTGCCCGGCATCCGCGTGGCCGTGCGGGATGACCCGGCCGAGGATCTGCTGCGGCACCTGGAGCCCAGCGCGGCCGCCATCGagcgggcgctgcgggcgggcgGCCGCTGCCTCGTGTACTGCAAGAACGGCCGCAGCCGCTCCGCCGCCGTCTGCACCGCCTTCCTCATGAGACACCTGCGCCTCCCGCTCGGGGACGCCTTCCAG GTTGTGAAAGCTGCCAGACCCGTAGCAGAACCAAATGCAGGATTTTGGTCTCAGCTGCAGAGATATGAAGAAGATTTGCAGAAACGAAAGCACTCTGCTCCGCTGAGCAAAGGACTTAAAAATGATGATGTGTGA